ACTCGTCGCACCGCCAGTCGGTCGCCATGCGGCCGCACCACCCGCACGTGGGTGACCCGTCGGCCCGCGCGAGGCCGAGCGGGCCGTGGCACGCGGGGCAGCGTGCCGCCGCGCGACACCGCCCGCACGCGACCGCGGGCACGTACCCCGCACGGGGTGTCTGCACCAGCACGGGGCCATCGGCCAACCGGTCGCGGATCGTGCGCCACGCGGGTGTGGGCAGGCGTGCTGCCGCGGCCGGGCCCTCGCGCGCGAGCTCGCTCGACGTGAGGGCCTGCACGCGTGGCGTGCGCGCCCGCAGCCGCGGGCGGTCGGCACTGACGTCGTGCGCCCACCCGGTCGCGACCCAGGCCTGCGCCTCGACCGTGCGGCCGTGCCCACCCACCAGCAGCGCCGCCGACTCGAGGTCCGAGCGCAGCGCGAGCACGTCGCGCACGTGCGGGTACGGCGCGCGGGGCTCGGCGTGCAGCGCGTCGCCGTCGTCCCAGCAGACCACCAGGCCGAGGTCGCGCACGGGCGCGAACGCCGCCGCGCGCGTCCCCACCACCACGTCGGCCAGGCCCCGGGAGACGGCCAGGAATGCGCGGTACCGCGGTGCCGGACCGTCGTCGGCCGTCAGGCGCACCACCCCACCGCGCTGTCCGGGGACCCAGCGCGGGACACCGGCCGACTCGAGCGCCGCGAGCACGCGCTCGACGTCGCGCGCGTCCGGCGCCACGACGAGCGCGCCGCGCCCGCCCAGCACGCACGCCGCGACCGCCTGCGCGACCGCGTCAGGCCACCGCTGCCCCGGTCCGCCGGGCAGCGCGGTCCACACCGCGCGCGGCGCCCCGCCCGCGGTCACGTGCTGCAGGAACGCCGGACCGCCTCGGTGGTCGGCCCATGCCGTCGCCGCCGGGTCGGGCGGTGGAACCGGGGCCGGCTCGCCCACGGGCTCGGCCTCGACGCGCGCGTGGCGCGGCGGCACCGCGAGGCGCAGGACGTCCGCGAGCGTGCCCGCCCACCGGTCGGCGACCGCGCGGGCCAGGCGGGCCACGGCGGGCGTGAGCACCTGCTCGCCGGACACGACACGCCGCAGCGGGACCAGCGGACCGTCGTGGTCCGCCTCCTCGACGCGCTCGAGCACCCAGCCGTCGACGTCCTGTCCCCCGAACCGCACCTTGACGCGCGTGCCCGGCCGGGCGTCGTCCGCCATGGCCGCGGGCACCAGGTACTCGAACGCGCGGTCCAGGTGGGCCGGTGACAGGTCGATGCACACGCGCGCGACCGGGAGCTCCTCGGCGACCGTGACCCCGACCGCCCTGGGGCGGCGGCGTACGCGCGGCGCGGGCACGCCGTCGAGCGTCAGCTGCTCGGGCGTCGGGTCCACGGCACTCATCTCACCATCGAGCGGCCACACCGCGGCACGGCGCCGGTGCGGCTCACCCGCGGGGATCGCTCAGCGGACCGCCGCGCGGAGCTCGTCGACCCGGTCGGTGCGCTCCCACGTGAAGTCCGGCAGCTCCCGGCCGAAGTGCCCGTAGGCGGCGGTCTGCCGGTAGATCGGCCGCTGCAGCTCGAGGCGGCGGATGATCGCCGCGGGCCGCAGGTCGAAGACCTGCCGGATCGCGTCCGTGAGGACGTCGTACGTGACGACACCGGTGCCGAACGTCTCGACGTACAGGCCCACCGGGTGCGCCTTGCCGATGGCGTAGGCCACCTGCACCTCGCAGCGGCGCGCGAGCCCCGCGGCGACGACGTTCTTGGCGACCCAGCGCGTCGCGTAGGCCGCCGACCGGTCCACCTTCGACGGGTCCTTGCCCGAGAACGCGCCACCGCCGTGCCGCGCGTAGCCGCCGTACGTGTCGACGATGATCTTGCGCCCGGTCAGGCCGGCGTCACCCTGCGGGCCCCCGACGACGAACTGGCCGGTCGGGTTGACGTACAGGTCGTACGACGAGACGTCGAGGTCGACCTGCGCGAGCACGGGCTCGATCACGTGCTCGACGATCGCGGGCCGCAGCACGGTCTCGAGCGCGAGGTCGGGCTCGTGCTGCGTCGAGAGCACGAGCGCGTCCAGCCCCACCGGGCGGTCACCCTCGTAGCGGATGGTGACCTGCGTCTTGCCGTCGGGGCGCAGGCCGGGCACCTCGCCCGAGCGCCGGACCGCCGCGAGGCGCTCGGCCAGCCGGTGCGCGAGCCAGATCGGCAGCGGCATGAGCGACGGCGTCTCGTCCGACGCGTAGCCGAACATCAGGCCCTGGTCACCCGCGCCCTGCGCGTCCAGCTCGTCGTGGTCCTCCGCGTCCTGCCGCAGCTCGAGCGACTTGTCGACGCCCATCGCGATGTCGGGCGACTGCTGGCCGATCGACACCGACACGCCGCAGGACTCGCCGTCGAAGCCGATGTGCGAGGACGTGTAGCCGATCTCGCGCACCACCTGGCGGATGATCGCCGGGATCTCCACGTACGCCTCGGTCGACACCTCGCCCGCGACGTGCACCAGGCCCGTGGTGACCATGGTCTCCACCGCGACGCGCGCGCCGGGGTCCTGGTCGAGGATCGCGTCGAGGATCGCGTCGGAGATCTGGTCGCAGATCTTGTCCGGATGGCCTTCCGTCACCGACTCGGACGTGAACAGGCGCATCGGGGAGCTCATGGGCCCAGGGTAGTCGTGCGCACCGACCGCGCGGGACGTCAGCCCAGCGCCCGGACCGCGTCCCAGACCGCATGCGCGACGTCGGCCTTGCTGCCGCGGGCCGCAGCGACGGTCCGGCCGCTCGCGTCGAGGATCGTCACGTCGTTGTCGGCCGTCCCGAACCCGAGACCGTCGCCCACCGCGTTCACGACGAGGAGGTCGGCGCCCTTGCGCCGGGCCTTGGCGCGGCCGTGCTCCAGCACGCTGCCCTCGTCGTCACCGGTCTCGGCCGCGAACCCGACGACGACCTGACCTGCGCGCAGGCGCTCGTGCGCGATCTCGGCCAGCACGTCCACGGTCTCCACGAGCGTGATCGTGGGCACCGGACCACCGGGCTGCTTCTTGATCTTCGCGTCCGCCGGGCTCACGGGCCGGTAGTCCGCCACGGCCGCGGCCATGACGACCACGTCCGCGTCCTTGCCCGCGGCGCGCACGGCGTCACGCAGCTCGGCCGCCGTGCCGACCGCGACGAGGTCGGCACCCGGAGGGGCCGCCACGGACAGGTTCGCGCCCACGAGCGTCACGCGCGCGCCGCGCTCGAGCGCGGCGGCGGCCAGCGCCACGCCCTGCCTGCCCGACGACCGGTTGCCCAGGTAGCGCACGGGGTCGAGGGGTTCACGCGTGCCCCCGGCGGACACGACGACGTGCCGGCCGGCCAGGTCCTGCTCGCGCACGGGCTGCACGAGCGCGAGCGCGGCGCGCGCGATCTCGTCCGGCTCGGGCAGCCGACCGGGGCCCGTGTCCGCACCCGTCAGGCGGCCCGACGCGGGGTCGAGCACGTGCACGCCGCGCGCCCGCAGCGTCGCGACGTTGGCGACCGTCGCCGGGTGCTCCCACATCTCGGTGTGCATCGCGGGCGCGAGCAGCACGGGAGCGCGGGTGACCAGGAGGGTGGCGGTGAGCAGGTCGTCCGCCCGGCCCGCGGCGGCGCGCGCGAGCAGGTCGGCGGTCGCGGGTGCGACGACGACGAGGTCTGCCCGCCGGCCGATCGCGACGTGCGCGACCTGGTCCACGTCCTCGAACACGTCCGTCGTGACGGGCTGCCCGGACAGCGCCTCCCAGGTCGGGCGGCCGACGAACTCGAGCGCCGCGCGGGTGGGTACGACGCGCACGTCGTGCCCCGCCTCACGCAGCAGGCGCAGCAGCAGCACCGCCTTGTACGCGGCGATCCCGCCGCTCACGCCCAGGACGATGTGCACGCCGGTCGCCCTCGTCTGGTCGGTGCCGCGTCGGTTCAGCAGAGCCGGGAGGCTCAGGCCTCCGCGACGGCCTCGGAGGTCAGCAGGCCGCGGTCGATCTCGCGCATCGCGATCGAGAGCGGCTTCTCCTGCGGACGCGTCTCGACGAGCGGGCCGACGTACTCGAGCAGGCCCTCGTTGAGCTGCGAGTAGTACGCGTTGATCTGACGCGCGCGCTTGGCCGAGTACAGCACCAGGGCGTACTTGGAGTCCGCACGCTCGAGCAGCTGGTCGATGGGCGGGTCGGTGATGCCCGTGGGGGCGGCGACGGTTCCGGACACGGAAGGACCTCCGGTCGAAGGGTGGGGTGCGAACGGGCGTTCGTCTGACTGACGGGCAGTCTACCTGTGCGGCGCGCGCGATCCGGCGCCGGACGCGCGACCGGGATCGGCGCCGCGTGCGACGTGGGTCACCCGGCGACGACGCCCATCGCCGCGACGAGCTCGTCGGTGGCGCGCTGCACGTCGTCGTTCACGATGACCTGGTCGAACTCGGACGCGGCCGCGAGCTCGACGCGCGCGGTCGCCAGCCGCCGCTCGCGCTCCTCCGCGTCCTCGGTGCCGCGCCCGACGAGGCGGCGGACCAGCTCGTCGAACGACGGCGGCGCGAGGAACACGAAGTGCGCGTCCGGCATGGTCTCCCGCACCTGACGGGCACCCTGCAGGTCGATCTCGAGCAGCGCGTGCTGACCGGCAGCGAGGCGCTGCTCGACCGGCCCGCGCGGCGTCCCGTAGCGGTTGCGACCGTGCACCACCGCCCACTCCAGCAGCTCACCGTCCGCGGCCATGCGGTCGAACTCCGCGGTGGAGACGAAGTGGTAGTGCACGCCGTCGACCTCGCCGGGCCGGGGCGACCTCGTCGTCGCCGACACCGATAGCCACACCTGCGGGTAGCGCGCCCGCACGTCCGCGGACACGGTGCCCTTGCCGACGGCGGTCGGTCCGGCGAGAACGGTCAGCCGGGCGGGCGTCGTCATGCGGGGCAGCGCTCCTCGTGCAGTGGGGTGCGATCGGGCCACCGCACCGCGCACGGCCGGATCGTCCCGGCCGCGGCGCAGCGCGACCCTATCTCAGCCGAACCGCTTGACGAGCTCGGCCACCTGGTGCGGGCCGAGGCCGCGCACGCGCCGGGTCTCGGAGATGCCGATGTCGGACATGATCGCGCGCGCCTTGACCTTGCCCACGCCGGGCAGGGACTCGAGCAGCGAGACGACCTTGAGCTTGCCGATCGTCTCGTCCTGCTGACCCTGCGTGATCACCTCGGAGAGGCTGCCCTGCGAGTACTTGAGGCGGTTCTTGACCTCAGCACGGGCCTGCCGGGCGGCGGCGGCCTTCTGCAGCGCTGCAGCGCGCTGTTCGGGAGTCAGCGGAGGGAGTGCCACGCGCGTCACCTTCTCATCCAGAGCTCGAAGCCGAACCGTCGGCCGCAGGCTTGCGGGCCGTAGTTGTGAACCTAGCGACCCCCTGGGGGTCCGGCAATGTGTACACACGCGTGCACGACTCCCGGGCGTGACGCCGCGACCTGCACGGATGGGCGGCGCCCCGGAGGACCGGCGCGCGCGGCGCGTGTCAGCCGAGCGCTGCGGCCGCCTCGTCGCCCGCCCGGCGGGCGGCGTCACGCAGTCGGGCCACGTCGGGTCCGGCCTGCAGGACGCCACGCGACGACGACGCGAGGACCTGCCCGCGCGCCGAGCCGAACACCGCCGCGAGCTCGGCCGCCCCCGCGCCCTGGGCGCCCACGCCCGGCGCCAGCAGCGGGCCGTTGACCGCCGCGAGATCCGTGCCCGTCGCGTGCGCGGCCGCGCCGACCGTGGCCCCGACCACGAGGCCGACCGACCCCAGCGGCGTCGCGCCGGCGTTGAGCCGGGCCGCGTGCGCCGCCATCGTCGCGGCCACGGTGGCACCGTCGTCCCCGACCGTCCGTGCGTGCTGGACCTCGCCGCCCTCCGGGTTCGACGTGAGGCACAGCACGAACAGGCCACGCCCCGTGGCGGCAGCGAGCTCGACCGCGGGCTGCAGCGAGCCGAACCCGAGGTACGGCGAGACCGTGAGCGCGTCTCCTGCGAGCGGCGAGCCGTCGCGCAGGAACGCGTCGGCGTACGCACCCATGGTCGAGCCGATGTCGCCGCGCTTGGCGTCGACGATCACGAGCGTGCCCGACTCGCGGCCCGCGGCGACGACCTCCTCGAGCACCGCGACCCCGCGCGAGCCGTGCCGCTCGAAGAACGCCGCCTGCGGCTTGACCGCGGCGACCCGTCCGGCCACGGCCTCGAGCACCGTGAGCGAGAACCGGCGCAGCCCGTCGACGTCGTCGGCCAGCCCCCACGACGTCAGGAGCGAGGCGTGCGGGTCGATGCCGACGCACAGCGGGCCGTGCTCCGCCATGGCCCCCGCGAGCCGCGCACCGAACGGTGCGCGGCTGGTCGGGGCGCTCACGCCGGCACGCCCGCGCGGCGGGCGGCCGTGGCCGACTCGTGCTCCTGCAGGCTCGTGACGGCGTACGGGCCCGCCTGGGCCGCCTCGATCGCCTGGACCGCGGCACCCAGCTGCTGGACCGTGGTGACCAGCGCCTTGTCCGCCGCGACCGTGGCCGCGCGGATCTCGTAGCCGTCGGCGCGCGCACCCTGGCCGGACGGGGTGTTGACCACCATGTCGACCTCGCCCGCGACGATCAGGTCCACGATCGTCGGCTCCCCCGCCGGGCCCCGGCCCGCCGAGTTCTTGCGCACGACCGTCGAGCGGATGCCGTTGCGGCGCAGCACGGCCGACGTGCCCTCGGTCGCCAGGATCTCGAAGCCCAGCTCCGTGAGGCGCTTGACCGGGAACACGATCGAGCGCTTGTCGCGGTCCGCGACCGAGATGAACGCCTTCCCACCCGAGGGCAGGCCGCCGAAGGCCGCGTCCTGCGACTTGGCGAAGGCCGTCGGGAAGTCGGCGTCGAAGCCCATGACCTCACCCGTGGAGCGCATCTCCGGGCCGAGCACGGTGTCGACCACGTGGCCCTCGCCGGTCCGGAACCGCTTGAACGGCAGCACGGCCTCCTTGACCGCGACGGGTGCCTCCAGGTCGAGCACCGACGCGTCGTCGTGCGGCAGCAGTCCCGCGGCCTTGAGCTGCGCGATCGACTTGCCGGTCATGACGTGGGCCGCGGCCTTCGCGAGCGAGACCCCGGTGGCCTTGGACACGAACGGCACGGTGCGCGAGGCCCGCGGGTTCGCCTCCAGGACGTAGAGCACGTCCGAGACCAGCGCGAACTGGATGTTGAGCAGACCCCGCACGCCCACGCCGCGAGCGATCGCCTCGGTGGACAGCCGGATGCGCTCGAGCTCGGCGAGCGAGAGCGTGACGGGCGGCAGCACGCACGCGGAGTCGCCCGAGTGGATGCCGGCCTCCTCGATGTGCTCCATGACGCCGCCCAGGAACAGCTCCTCGCCGTCGAACAGCGCGTCCACGTCGATCTCGATCGCGTCGTCCAGGAACCGGTCGATCAGCAGCGGCGAGAGCGTGCCCGCACGTCCGCCGTCGGCCGCGTTCTCGAGCGCACGCTCGACGTACTCGGTGAGCTGCACCTCGTCGTAGACGATCTCCATGCCGCGCCCGCCCAGCACGTACGACGGCCGGACCAGCACCGGGAACCCGATGCGGCGCGCGGTCTCGCGGGCACCGGCCAGCGTCGTCGCGGTGCCGAACGCGGGGGCCGGCAGGCCCGCCGCCTCGAGCACCTTGCCGAACTCGCCGCGGTCCTCCGCGGCGTCGATGGCCGCGGGCGACGTGCCGAGGATCGGCAGACCCGCGTCCTGCAGGCGCTGCGCGAGCGACAGCGGCGTCTGGCCGCCGAGCGTCACGATCACGCCCGCCACCGGTCCGGCCGCGAGCTCGGCCGAGTACACCTCGAGCACGTCCTCGAACGTGAGGGGCTCGAAGTACAGGCGGTCGGACGTGTCGTAGTCGGTCGAGACCGTCTCGGGGTTGCAGTTGACCATCACGGTCTCGTACTCACCCTTGAGCGTGAGGGCCGCGTGCACGCACGAGTAGTCGAACTCGATGCCCTGGCCGATGCGGTTCGGGCCCGAGCCCAGGATGAGGATCGCCGGACGCTCGCGCGGGCGCACCTCGGTCTCCTCGTCGTACGACGAGTAGTGGTACGGCGTGAGCGCGGCGAACTCGGCCGCGCACGTGTCGACCGTCTTGTAGACCGGGCGCAGGCCGATCGCGTGCCGCGCCGCGCGCACCGCGTCCTCCGTGGTGCCACGCAGCTGCGCGACCTGCGCGTCGGACAGGCCGTGCCGCTTGGCGCGCAGCAGCACGTCACGCGTGAGCGCGTCGGCGGCGGCCGTCGCGGCCGCGACCTCGTTGATCAGCACGACCTGGTCCAGGAACCACGGGTCGATGCCCGTGCGCTCGTGCACCGTCTCGACGCTCGCACCCGCGCGCAGCGCCTGCTGGACGTCGATCAGTCGGCCCTCGGTGGGGCGGGCGATCGACTCGACGAGCGCGTCGAGCGCCTCGCCCGTCGCGGGCTCACCGGCCCAGTGGAACACCGAGCCCTTCTTGTCGATGGACCGCATCGCCTTGCCGAGCGCCTCGGTGAAGTTGCGCCCGAGCGCCATCGCCTCGCCGACCGACTTCATCGTGGTCGTCAGCGTCGGGTCCGCCGCCGGGAACTTCTCGAACGCGAAGCGCGGGACCTTGACCACGACGTAGTCGAGCGTGGGCTCGAAGCTCGCGGGCGTCGAGCCGGTGATGTCGTTCGGGATCTCGTCGAGCGTGTACCCGACCGCGAGCTTCGCGGCGATCTTGGCGATCGGGAAGCCCGTCGCCTTGGACGCGAGCGCCGACGAGCGCGACACGCGCGGGTTCATCTCGATCACGACGACGCGCCCGGTGGACGGCTCGACCGCGAACTGGATGTTGCACCCGCCGGTGTCCACGCCGACCTCGCGGATGACCGCGATGCCGATGTCCCGCAGGTTCTGGTACTCACGGTCCGTGAGCGTGAGCGCGGGAGCGACCGTGATCGAGTCGCCCGTGTGCACGCCCACCGCGTCCACGTTCTCGATCGAGCAGACGACCACGACGTTGTCGTGCTTGTCGCGCATGAGCTCGAGCTCGTACTCCTTCCAGCCGAGGATGGACTCCTCGAGGAGCACCTCGGTGGTCGGCGAGTAGTGCAGGCCCTGCCCGACGATGCGGCGCAGGTCGGCCTCGTCGTACGCGATGCCCGAGCCCAGGCCGCCCATCGTGAACGACGGACGCACGACGACCGGGTAGCCGAGGTCCTCGACCGCGCCGAGCGCGTCCTCGATCGTGTGCACGATCGCCGAGCGCGCGGACTCGCCGCCGCACACCTCGACGACCTCCTTGAACTGCTCGCGGTCCTCACCCTTGCGGATGGCCGGGATGTTGGCGCCGATGAGCTCGACGCCGTACTCCTCGAGCACACCCGCCTCGTGCAGCGCGATCGCGGCGTTGAGCGCCGTCTGACCGCCGAGCGTCGGCAGGATCGCGTCCGGGCGCTCCTTGGCGATGATCGAGGTGAGCACCTCGGTCGTGATCGGCTCGACGTACGTGGCGTCGGCGAACTCCGGGTCGGTCATGATCGTGGCCGGGTTGGAGTTGACCAGGACGACGCGCAGTCCCTCCTCCTTGAGCACGCGGCACGCCTGCGTGCCCGAGTAGTCGAACTCGCAGGCCTGCCCGATCACGATCGGGCCGGACCCGATGACCAGGACGCTGGAGATGTCGGTGCGGCGAGGCATCAGGCGGCGCCCTTCGTGGAGTGCATGAGGTCGAGGAAGCGGTCGAACAGGTACGCGGCGTCGTGCGGGCCCGCCGCGGCCTCGGGGTGGTACTGCACGCTGAACGCGGGCAGGTCGAGCGCCTGCAGGCCCTCGACGACGTCGTCGTTGAGGTCCACGTGCGAGACGACGACGCGGCCGTAGCGGCCGTCGTCGTGCGGCGCGACGGACTCGCCGTCCAGCGGCGCGTCCACCGCGAAGCCGTGGTTGTGCGCCGTGATCTCGACCTTGCCCGTGGCCCGGTCGATCACCGGCTGGTTGACCCCGCGGTGGCCGTAGCCGAGCTTGTACGTGCCGTACCCCAGCGCACGGCCCAGCAGCTGGTTGCCGTAGCAGATCCCGAAGAACGGGATCCGGCGGTCCAGCACCTCGCGCAGCAGCTCGATCTCGTGCCGCGCGGCTCCCGGGTCGCCGGGACCGTTGGAGAAGAACACGCCGTCGGGCCGGGTCGCGAGCACGTCCTCGATGGTCGACGTGCTCGGCAGCACGTGGACCCGGATGCCGCGCTCGGCCATGCGCTGCGGCGTCATCGCCTTGATGCCCAGGTCCACCGCGGCCACCACGGCGCGCGGCTCGGCGAGCGGCGCACCGTCGGCGTCCAGCGCCTCGACCACGTAGGGCTCGCTCGTCGTGACCTCGCCCGCGAGGTCCGCACCGGCCATCGCGGGCGCGGCGAGGACGTGCTCGAGCAGCTCGGAGTCGGTCTGGTCGCCCAGCGCGTCGCCCGAGAAGATGCCCGCGCGCATCACGCCGCGCTCGCGCAGGTGACGCGTCAGCGCACGCGTGTCGACCTCGCTGATGCCGACCACGCCCTGCGCGGCCAGCTCGTCGTCGAGCGACCGGCGCGAGCGCCAGTTCGACGGCACCCGCGCGGGGTCGCGGACCACGTACCCCGCGACCCAGATGCGCTGCGACTCGTCGTCCTCGTCGTTGACGCCCGTGTTGCCGATGTGCGGCGCGGTCATGACGACGATCTGGCGGTGGTACGAGGGGTCGGTGAGGGTCTCCTGGTAGCCGGTCATGCCGGTGTTGAAGACGATCTCGCCGAGCGTGGCGCCGGTCGCGCCGTAGGACTGGCCGGTGAACGTCCGGCCGTCCTCCAGGACGAGCACGGCGCGCGTGGTGTCGGTCATGGCTTCTCCTCCGTGCCGCTCACCGCGGCGGGGACGTCAGGGATCAGGGTGAGGGCCGCCGCGACGATCGCGTCGCGGTCGGCCGCGTGGCGCGGCAGCAGGCCGGTGTCGAGGCCGCGCGCACCGTCGGGCTCGTCGCCCGGCTGCGCGGCGGGCTCCCAGGTCAGGACCACCAGGTGGTCGCGCCCGACGACCTTGCCCGCGATGCCGGGGGCGAGGGCCGCGGCCCTCAGCGCATGCGCGGGCACGAACACGTCGGGCGCGCCCGTGCGGGCGACGTGCACACCCGTCGCGTGCACGCTCACCCGAGCGGGGCTGCGCACCCCGAGACCGTGCGCGGCGACGCGGTCCAGCCAGTCCCCCTCGCGCGTCGTCGAGACGTACACCGCCTCGAACGGCCCCGCGAGCAGCGCCCCGGCGTCCGTGGGCACCGCGGGCAGCGTCGGCACGGCATCGAGCGTGCGTCGTCGGCGGTGCACCCACCCGACCCGCATGCCGACGAGCGCGAGGACGAGCAGGCCCGCGAGCACCAGGATCGTGACCGTCTGCCGCGTCACCGTGCCACCACCACGTCCTCATCGCACGACGAGCCGTCGAGCACCGTGGCGCGGCCGCGCAGGAACGTCGCGACCACGCAGCCGGACAGCTCGCGGCCGCGGAACGGGGAGTTCACGGACTTGGTGGCCTGCTGCTCGGGGTTGATCACACGTCGCACGTCCGGGTCGACGAGCGTGAGGTTGGCGGGCTCGCCCACCGCGATCGGCCGCCCGTGGCCCTCGACCCGGCCGATCCGCGCGGGGGTCGTCGAGAGCACGCGCGCGACGTCGGTCCACGTCATGCGGCCCGTGTCGACCATCGTCTCCTGCACCACCGAGAGCGCGGTCTCGAGCCCGGTCATGCCGAACGCGGCCGCGGCCCACTCGCAGTCCTTGTCCTCACGGGGGTGCGGCGCGTGGTCGGTCGCGACGATGTCGATCGTGCCGTCCGCCAGGCCCTCACGGACCGCCTCCACGTCACGCTGCGTGCGCAGCGGCGGGTTGACCTTGAACAGCGGGTCGTACCCGCGCGCGAGCTCGTCGGTCAGCACCAGGTGGTGCGGCGTGACCTCGGCCGTCACGTCGATCCCCCGCGACTTGGCCCAGCGGATGATCTCGACCGAGCCGGCCGTGGACAGGTGGCACACGTGCAGGCGCGAACCGACGTGCTCGGCGAGCAGCACGTCGCGCGCGATGATCGCCTCCTCGGCGACCGCAGGCCAGCCCGCGAGCCCGAGCTCCGCCGAGACGACGCCCTCGTGCATCTGCGCACCGGCCGTGAGGCGAGGCTCCTGCGCGTGCTGCGCGATCACGCCGTCGAACGCCTTGACGTACTCGAGCGCACGCCGCATGACCACGGGGTCGTGCACGCACTTCCCGTCGTCGGAGAACACCCGCACGCGGGCCGCGGACTCGGCCATCGCGCCCAGCTCCGCGAGCCGCTCGCCCTCCAGGCCCACCGTCACGGCGCCCACCGGGAACACGTCGGTCCAGCCCGCCTGCCGTCCGAGCCGCCACACCTGCTCGACCACGCCCGCGGTGTCCTGCGTGGGCGTGGTGTTGGCCATCGCGTGCACCGCGGTGAACCCGCCCAGCGCGGCCGCACGCGTGCCCGTGACGATGGTCTCGGCGTCCTCGCGGCCCGGCTCGCGCAGGTGCGTGTGCAGGTCCACCAGGCCGGGCAGCAGCACCAGGCTGCGCCCGTCGATCACGACCGCGTCGTCCGGCGCCGTCAGGTGCTCGCCCATCGCCGCGATCACGCCGTTGGCGAGCAGCACGTCGGTGCGGCCCTCGCCCAGGGGCGAGACGTCGCGCAGCAGGTAGGTGGTCACTGGGTGCTCCTCGTGGTCGTCGTCTCCCCCGCCAGCAGCAGGTACAGCACCGCCATGCGGACCGCG
The Cellulomonas gilvus ATCC 13127 DNA segment above includes these coding regions:
- a CDS encoding PH-like domain-containing protein, with translation MTRQTVTILVLAGLLVLALVGMRVGWVHRRRRTLDAVPTLPAVPTDAGALLAGPFEAVYVSTTREGDWLDRVAAHGLGVRSPARVSVHATGVHVARTGAPDVFVPAHALRAAALAPGIAGKVVGRDHLVVLTWEPAAQPGDEPDGARGLDTGLLPRHAADRDAIVAAALTLIPDVPAAVSGTEEKP
- a CDS encoding dihydroorotase, translated to MTTYLLRDVSPLGEGRTDVLLANGVIAAMGEHLTAPDDAVVIDGRSLVLLPGLVDLHTHLREPGREDAETIVTGTRAAALGGFTAVHAMANTTPTQDTAGVVEQVWRLGRQAGWTDVFPVGAVTVGLEGERLAELGAMAESAARVRVFSDDGKCVHDPVVMRRALEYVKAFDGVIAQHAQEPRLTAGAQMHEGVVSAELGLAGWPAVAEEAIIARDVLLAEHVGSRLHVCHLSTAGSVEIIRWAKSRGIDVTAEVTPHHLVLTDELARGYDPLFKVNPPLRTQRDVEAVREGLADGTIDIVATDHAPHPREDKDCEWAAAAFGMTGLETALSVVQETMVDTGRMTWTDVARVLSTTPARIGRVEGHGRPIAVGEPANLTLVDPDVRRVINPEQQATKSVNSPFRGRELSGCVVATFLRGRATVLDGSSCDEDVVVAR
- the carA gene encoding glutamine-hydrolyzing carbamoyl-phosphate synthase small subunit, giving the protein MTDTTRAVLVLEDGRTFTGQSYGATGATLGEIVFNTGMTGYQETLTDPSYHRQIVVMTAPHIGNTGVNDEDDESQRIWVAGYVVRDPARVPSNWRSRRSLDDELAAQGVVGISEVDTRALTRHLRERGVMRAGIFSGDALGDQTDSELLEHVLAAPAMAGADLAGEVTTSEPYVVEALDADGAPLAEPRAVVAAVDLGIKAMTPQRMAERGIRVHVLPSTSTIEDVLATRPDGVFFSNGPGDPGAARHEIELLREVLDRRIPFFGICYGNQLLGRALGYGTYKLGYGHRGVNQPVIDRATGKVEITAHNHGFAVDAPLDGESVAPHDDGRYGRVVVSHVDLNDDVVEGLQALDLPAFSVQYHPEAAAGPHDAAYLFDRFLDLMHSTKGAA
- the carB gene encoding carbamoyl-phosphate synthase large subunit, producing the protein MPRRTDISSVLVIGSGPIVIGQACEFDYSGTQACRVLKEEGLRVVLVNSNPATIMTDPEFADATYVEPITTEVLTSIIAKERPDAILPTLGGQTALNAAIALHEAGVLEEYGVELIGANIPAIRKGEDREQFKEVVEVCGGESARSAIVHTIEDALGAVEDLGYPVVVRPSFTMGGLGSGIAYDEADLRRIVGQGLHYSPTTEVLLEESILGWKEYELELMRDKHDNVVVVCSIENVDAVGVHTGDSITVAPALTLTDREYQNLRDIGIAVIREVGVDTGGCNIQFAVEPSTGRVVVIEMNPRVSRSSALASKATGFPIAKIAAKLAVGYTLDEIPNDITGSTPASFEPTLDYVVVKVPRFAFEKFPAADPTLTTTMKSVGEAMALGRNFTEALGKAMRSIDKKGSVFHWAGEPATGEALDALVESIARPTEGRLIDVQQALRAGASVETVHERTGIDPWFLDQVVLINEVAAATAAADALTRDVLLRAKRHGLSDAQVAQLRGTTEDAVRAARHAIGLRPVYKTVDTCAAEFAALTPYHYSSYDEETEVRPRERPAILILGSGPNRIGQGIEFDYSCVHAALTLKGEYETVMVNCNPETVSTDYDTSDRLYFEPLTFEDVLEVYSAELAAGPVAGVIVTLGGQTPLSLAQRLQDAGLPILGTSPAAIDAAEDRGEFGKVLEAAGLPAPAFGTATTLAGARETARRIGFPVLVRPSYVLGGRGMEIVYDEVQLTEYVERALENAADGGRAGTLSPLLIDRFLDDAIEIDVDALFDGEELFLGGVMEHIEEAGIHSGDSACVLPPVTLSLAELERIRLSTEAIARGVGVRGLLNIQFALVSDVLYVLEANPRASRTVPFVSKATGVSLAKAAAHVMTGKSIAQLKAAGLLPHDDASVLDLEAPVAVKEAVLPFKRFRTGEGHVVDTVLGPEMRSTGEVMGFDADFPTAFAKSQDAAFGGLPSGGKAFISVADRDKRSIVFPVKRLTELGFEILATEGTSAVLRRNGIRSTVVRKNSAGRGPAGEPTIVDLIVAGEVDMVVNTPSGQGARADGYEIRAATVAADKALVTTVQQLGAAVQAIEAAQAGPYAVTSLQEHESATAARRAGVPA